GAAACTTTTTACGATCTTGAGGAAATAAAAGTCGCACTTCAAGCTGCGAAAGAAAATTCTAATCTAATGGTGTTAGCTTCGATGACTTTTAATCAAAATTTAAAGACACTATATGGAGTCGACCCGGAAAGAGCAGTAGTAGTCCTTGAAAGTGAAGGAGCAGATGGAGTAGGAGCTAATTGTGGTAACGGTCCGGAAGTTCTATATGAGGTCTTAAAAATAATGCGAAAGGCAAGTAAGACTTATTTAATGGTTGAACCTAATGCGGGAATGCCTGAATTGCTTAAAGGCAAAGTAGTGTATTCTGCATCTCCAAAAATAATGGCTGACTATACTGAAAAATTTGTTCAATTAGGATTAAATTTAATTGGTGGATGTTGTGGTACTACACCTTTACATATTAAGGCAATGTCCGCTAAAATAATATTTAAAAGTAGGTGATAAATTATGCGTAGTGATTTAGTAAAGAAAGGTGTGGCTAGAACTCCCCATCGTTCTCTGCTTAAAGCCTTAGGAATAACCGATGAAGAAATGAAAAAACCATTTATTGGAGTCGCCCAGGCAGCCAATGAAATTATTCCCGGGCATCTTCATTTAAGAAATATAGCTCAGGCGGCAAAGGACGGGATAA
This window of the Candidatus Atribacteria bacterium genome carries:
- a CDS encoding homocysteine methyltransferase; translated protein: ETFYDLEEIKVALQAAKENSNLMVLASMTFNQNLKTLYGVDPERAVVVLESEGADGVGANCGNGPEVLYEVLKIMRKASKTYLMVEPNAGMPELLKGKVVYSASPKIMADYTEKFVQLGLNLIGGCCGTTPLHIKAMSAKIIFKSR